A single genomic interval of Zobellia nedashkovskayae harbors:
- a CDS encoding outer membrane protein — translation MKKIYFLSVLVFFLSVGLFAQDQKWSVEANYPISVGDELGNDTPAILDIGLKYRFLNLNKVKIGASINTGYFRQNHNYSVNEESFDFTETHWLIQPKLFAEFTIPSIQKLHPSVGLGYTFTESKNKGIAFNEPSELTRSPGGLSFNLGLSYDVTKRFFLQVQCDYTRSTGTVEGEGYTENIKDNLGFVKVGVGFRF, via the coding sequence ATGAAAAAAATCTACTTTTTATCAGTTTTAGTATTCTTCTTAAGTGTAGGCTTGTTCGCCCAAGACCAGAAATGGAGTGTGGAAGCAAATTACCCGATTTCCGTTGGAGATGAACTGGGAAATGATACACCAGCAATTTTAGACATAGGATTAAAATACAGGTTTTTAAATTTGAATAAAGTAAAAATAGGAGCAAGTATAAATACAGGATATTTTCGACAAAATCATAATTACTCTGTTAATGAGGAATCGTTTGATTTCACGGAAACCCATTGGTTAATTCAGCCAAAGTTATTTGCTGAGTTCACTATTCCATCAATTCAAAAACTTCACCCTAGCGTAGGATTGGGATATACTTTTACAGAATCTAAAAACAAGGGAATTGCTTTTAATGAACCTTCTGAGTTGACACGTTCACCAGGAGGGTTAAGTTTTAATCTAGGGCTTTCTTATGATGTAACTAAGCGATTTTTTTTACAAGTGCAATGTGATTATACCAGAAGTACTGGTACGGTAGAGGGTGAAGGATACACCGAAAATATTAAAGATAATTTAGGTTTTGTAAAAGTGGGAGTCGGTTTTAGGTTCTAA
- a CDS encoding SufE family protein has translation MQIKEIQNEIVDEFSMFDDWMQRYEYMIDLGKSLPLINEKYKTADNIIKGCQSKVWVHAELEEDKLVFTADSDAIITKGIIAILIRAFSNQKPQDIIDADTDFIDEIGLKEHLSPTRANGLVSMIKQLKLYAVAYQTQLN, from the coding sequence ATGCAGATAAAGGAAATACAGAACGAAATAGTAGATGAATTCTCCATGTTTGATGATTGGATGCAGCGTTATGAATATATGATTGATTTAGGCAAGAGTCTTCCGCTTATCAATGAAAAATATAAGACTGCTGATAATATTATTAAAGGTTGCCAAAGTAAAGTGTGGGTTCATGCTGAGTTAGAAGAAGATAAGTTGGTTTTTACTGCAGATAGCGACGCTATTATAACGAAAGGTATAATTGCTATTTTAATACGCGCTTTTAGCAATCAGAAACCACAAGATATTATTGATGCAGACACCGATTTTATTGATGAAATTGGTTTGAAAGAGCATCTTTCTCCTACACGTGCAAATGGTTTGGTAAGCATGATCAAGCAATTGAAACTATATGCAGTAGCATACCAAACCCAATTAAATTAG
- the sufD gene encoding Fe-S cluster assembly protein SufD, producing the protein MDLKDKLISSFMAFENNVDVEHPVHDVRMEAIKNFEEKGFPSKKEEAWKYTSLNSLQKIDFSIFPREENTLEYKDVKKYFLHEIDSYKIVFVDGIYSSYLSETTHDGVDICLMSAALTKPMYKPVIDVYFNKIASKDESLTTLNTAFSREGAYIYIPKNKMPKKPIEIIHFATGNEASILLQPRSLVVVEENAEVQIIERHQSLTSNDTLTNAVTEIFAAKSAIVDFYKIQNDAATASLIDNTYVDQKDKSVVNVHTFSFGGKLTRNNLNFYQNGEYIDSTMNGVTILGEKQHVDHYTLVHHMQPNCESHQDYKGIYGDSSIGVFNGKIIVDKIAQKTNAFQKNNNILISDKASINSKPQLEIFADDVKCSHGCTIGQLDEDALFYLQSRGIPKKEARALLMYAFANNVLESVRIPELKTRINKLIAKKLGVNLGFDL; encoded by the coding sequence GAGAACAACGTGGATGTTGAACATCCGGTACACGACGTTCGTATGGAAGCTATAAAAAACTTTGAGGAAAAAGGATTTCCTTCTAAAAAAGAAGAAGCTTGGAAATATACTTCCTTGAATAGCCTTCAGAAAATAGATTTCAGCATTTTTCCTAGGGAAGAAAATACCCTTGAGTATAAAGATGTCAAGAAATATTTTTTACACGAGATAGATTCCTATAAAATTGTTTTTGTAGACGGTATTTATAGCTCATACCTTTCGGAAACTACCCATGATGGTGTTGATATATGCTTGATGAGCGCAGCGCTTACAAAACCTATGTATAAGCCTGTTATTGATGTCTATTTCAATAAAATAGCTTCAAAAGATGAGTCGCTTACTACGTTGAATACGGCATTCAGTAGAGAAGGAGCGTATATTTACATTCCTAAAAACAAAATGCCTAAAAAGCCTATCGAAATTATACATTTCGCTACGGGTAATGAGGCATCAATCTTGTTGCAGCCAAGAAGTTTGGTTGTTGTAGAAGAAAATGCTGAGGTTCAAATTATTGAGCGTCACCAGAGTTTAACATCAAACGACACACTTACTAATGCAGTAACCGAAATATTCGCTGCAAAAAGTGCTATTGTTGATTTTTATAAAATTCAGAACGATGCGGCTACAGCTTCATTAATTGATAACACATACGTTGACCAAAAAGATAAAAGTGTTGTTAACGTTCATACTTTCTCTTTTGGAGGGAAATTGACACGTAACAATCTTAACTTTTATCAAAACGGAGAGTATATAGACTCTACTATGAATGGTGTTACTATTCTAGGGGAAAAACAGCATGTGGATCATTACACATTAGTGCATCATATGCAACCGAATTGTGAAAGTCATCAAGATTATAAGGGAATTTATGGCGATAGCTCTATAGGTGTTTTTAATGGCAAAATTATCGTAGATAAAATTGCTCAAAAGACAAATGCTTTCCAAAAGAATAATAATATTCTAATTAGTGATAAAGCAAGCATCAACTCAAAACCTCAGTTAGAGATTTTTGCAGATGATGTAAAATGTTCTCACGGTTGTACTATTGGTCAGTTAGATGAAGATGCTTTATTTTACCTACAATCTCGTGGGATTCCTAAAAAAGAAGCTCGTGCTTTGTTAATGTACGCTTTTGCTAATAACGTTTTAGAAAGTGTACGTATACCTGAATTAAAAACACGTATTAACAAATTGATTGCTAAGAAATTAGGGGTTAATCTTGGGTTTGATTTATAA
- a CDS encoding aminotransferase class V-fold PLP-dependent enzyme yields the protein MIDVTKIRKDFPILKREVNGKPLVYLDNAATSQTPQQVIDVIVDYYQNYNANIHRGVHALSQEATDHYEVARQKIQKHFNAKNSYEIIFTSGTTHSINIVANGFSTLLEKGDEILVSAMEHHSNIVPWQMLAERTGAVLKVIPMNLAGELLMDVYDDLLSDKTKLVFCNHISNALGTINPIKEIIDKAHEVGAAVLIDGAQAAPHIKADMQKLDVDFYTASAHKICGPTGVGMLYGKEEWLNKLPPYQGGGEMIAEVTFEKTTYADLPHKFEAGTPNICGGIAFGAALDYMNAIGFDAIAAYEHELLEYATQELQKIEGLKIYGTAKNKTSVISFNIEGLHPYDIGSILDKLGVAVRTGHHCAQPIMDFYKIPGTVRASFSFYNTMDEVDVLVKAVLRAKGMLE from the coding sequence ATGATAGACGTTACTAAAATTCGCAAAGATTTCCCTATTCTTAAAAGAGAGGTTAACGGGAAACCTTTGGTATACTTGGACAATGCCGCTACATCGCAAACACCACAACAGGTCATAGATGTTATAGTAGATTATTACCAAAATTACAATGCCAATATACATCGTGGTGTGCATGCGCTTTCGCAAGAAGCAACTGACCATTATGAAGTAGCGCGGCAGAAAATCCAGAAGCACTTTAATGCGAAAAACTCGTATGAGATTATATTTACTTCGGGAACAACCCACAGTATAAATATTGTAGCAAACGGATTTTCAACGCTTCTTGAAAAAGGCGATGAGATTTTGGTTTCCGCTATGGAGCACCATTCCAATATTGTGCCTTGGCAAATGTTGGCCGAAAGAACAGGTGCCGTTCTTAAGGTTATTCCAATGAACCTTGCCGGTGAGTTGCTGATGGATGTCTACGATGATTTACTTTCCGATAAAACCAAACTGGTATTCTGTAATCATATTTCAAATGCATTGGGAACTATAAATCCTATTAAGGAAATTATAGATAAAGCACATGAGGTTGGCGCTGCTGTCTTGATTGATGGTGCACAAGCTGCCCCACACATTAAAGCAGATATGCAAAAACTAGATGTAGATTTTTACACTGCTTCTGCACATAAAATATGTGGACCAACAGGAGTTGGTATGTTGTACGGAAAAGAAGAGTGGCTCAATAAATTACCTCCTTATCAAGGAGGTGGCGAAATGATTGCAGAGGTTACTTTCGAAAAAACTACTTATGCCGATCTTCCGCATAAATTTGAAGCAGGTACACCAAACATTTGTGGAGGTATTGCCTTTGGTGCTGCCTTAGACTACATGAATGCTATAGGTTTTGACGCCATTGCTGCATACGAGCACGAATTGCTTGAATATGCTACGCAAGAACTACAAAAAATAGAAGGGCTTAAGATTTATGGAACTGCAAAGAACAAAACCTCGGTTATTTCTTTCAATATAGAAGGGTTACATCCCTATGATATTGGTTCTATTTTAGACAAGCTTGGGGTAGCCGTACGAACTGGTCACCATTGTGCGCAGCCAATTATGGATTTCTACAAAATTCCTGGAACGGTAAGAGCTAGTTTTAGCTTTTATAATACTATGGATGAGGTAGATGTGCTAGTTAAGGCTGTTCTTAGAGCTAAGGGCATGCTAGAATAG